In the Corynebacterium kroppenstedtii genome, one interval contains:
- a CDS encoding anaerobic C4-dicarboxylate transporter, translating to MLALQILIVLAAIVLGARLGSIAIGFAGGLGVLLLGLAGVPVSSEQIPFDVISIIMSVISAIAAMQLAGGMDYLVHAAERFLRKNPKRVTFLAPIVTYLMTLLAGTGHTAFSTLPVIAEVAKEGGVRPSRPLSISVVASQIAITASPISAAVVLMASLMEPHGVSYLTLLAVVIPSTFLAIFPAAFITNHLGKELSDDPIYQDRLAKGLAKRTQGRKAYVPTKNSKLSVWIFLVAIIAVMVYATLISDQVGLISHPTLPRNEAIISLMLATATIITLVCKLPAAEVLTTQVFKSGMSACICVMGVAWLGTTIIDAHLDQIKDLAGNVLTDYPWMLAVVLFLAAALLYSQAATTKALMPAALAVGVSPVIAVASFAAVSSLFILPTYPTLLAAVEMDDTGTTRIGKYVFNHPFLIPGTVAIATAVGIGFVLGELLI from the coding sequence TTGCTTGCACTGCAGATATTGATCGTCTTGGCGGCTATTGTCCTGGGGGCCCGTTTAGGTTCAATAGCAATCGGCTTCGCCGGCGGTCTGGGGGTACTTCTCCTCGGACTGGCCGGGGTTCCGGTGTCCAGTGAACAAATCCCGTTTGACGTCATTAGCATCATTATGTCCGTTATTTCGGCAATTGCGGCCATGCAGTTGGCCGGAGGAATGGACTACCTGGTTCATGCTGCTGAACGTTTCTTGCGGAAAAATCCGAAACGAGTTACATTCCTTGCCCCGATTGTCACGTATCTAATGACGTTATTGGCCGGTACAGGCCATACCGCTTTCTCGACGCTTCCGGTCATCGCCGAAGTAGCTAAAGAGGGTGGTGTTCGACCGTCTAGGCCGTTATCCATTTCTGTTGTCGCCTCCCAGATAGCGATTACCGCGTCGCCGATTTCGGCCGCGGTCGTTTTGATGGCGTCGTTGATGGAGCCTCACGGGGTGAGCTATCTGACGCTCCTCGCTGTGGTTATTCCATCTACCTTCTTGGCTATTTTTCCCGCGGCGTTCATTACTAATCACCTTGGGAAAGAACTCAGCGATGATCCGATTTATCAAGATCGGCTAGCTAAAGGGTTGGCAAAGCGCACACAAGGCCGGAAAGCTTATGTCCCCACGAAAAATTCCAAGCTTTCGGTGTGGATTTTTCTCGTCGCAATTATTGCGGTCATGGTCTACGCGACCCTGATTTCTGACCAAGTGGGATTAATTTCACATCCGACATTGCCCCGGAATGAAGCCATCATTTCATTGATGTTGGCAACAGCCACGATCATTACGCTTGTCTGTAAGCTACCCGCCGCTGAAGTGTTGACGACTCAGGTGTTTAAGTCGGGCATGTCTGCGTGCATATGTGTGATGGGTGTTGCGTGGCTGGGTACAACCATTATCGACGCGCACTTGGACCAGATTAAAGATCTAGCCGGGAATGTGTTGACGGACTATCCGTGGATGCTCGCTGTGGTGTTGTTCCTTGCTGCGGCCTTGTTGTACTCCCAGGCGGCTACGACGAAGGCTCTCATGCCAGCGGCATTGGCGGTGGGCGTAAGCCCAGTCATAGCGGTGGCATCGTTCGCAGCAGTAAGTTCTTTGTTTATTTTGCCGACGTACCCAACACTTCTCGCGGCGGTGGAAATGGACGATACTGGAACCACGCGGATCGGAAAATACGTGTTTAACCACCCGTTCCTTATTCCCGGCACGGTGGCGATTGCAACCGCGGTTGGTATTGGCTTTGTTTTGGGAGAACTTCTGATTTAA